In Brevibacillus marinus, the genomic window TGCCCGCGTATCGCCCACGGCCGGCAAAAATTCAACCGTCGCGCCCAAGCCCTCCGCAAAGGAACGAAGCGCAACCGCTCCTTGACCGGCATATGCCGGATCAATGTATTGCCGGATCACCGAGGCATCCGCATACGTCGTACCGTTTCGAATGACGACGCCGTCCGTGGCGACCAGCTTGCCGTTTACGTACAAGTAAGGGATGGGATTGGGCTTTGCCGCCGGCAGCTTCGACGTGCCGTTCTGGACGATGAACGTCATCGTCGCTTCGTACTGGACTTGGTCGTACTCGCCTGCTTTTTTCTCAGCTGTCGCCGGTTTCGCCCGCAGCAGGTAATAGTCGGCCGGACCGGTCTTGAACGTAATCCTGCCCTGCGCATCGGTGGTAAACGTCTGCGCTTCCGAATTGCTGCGCCGGATCAAGGACACTTCCGTATCCGCCAGCGGTTGGCCTTTCAGGAGCAGCTGCACGCTGACCTGCTCGTTCGGCCTCACGGCAGCCGGGTTAAACTCGGGCACCCATTCCGCGCGATCGGTGGCAATCGCGCGGGAAAAGCCCTTCAGCTGCCTGACCCGCTCCAACACCGGAATATCGCTTACGGCGACGAACGACTTGGCGCTTCGCAGCGTTCGACTGGCCACCCCGCCGTGCTGGAAGATGCTGTCCCCCTCCGCCGAGATGATGTAAGCGCCGGGCGAAGAAGCGGAGAAGGACGCGACAAACCCGTTATTGACGGCAGGTTCGCTTTCCGTGGCGGCTTCGCCGGTGTAGAAGCGCGTGCTGGTAATGTCCGCTTTCGTGCCTGCCGGAGTCGTCACGTACACCTTGGACGTATCCGGGCTCCACTGGCCGGCGATCCGATAGCTTTTATGCTCGTTGGAGTGGTTTCCCAGCAGCAACTCCACGTAGGAAACTTCCCCCTGCGCAATGATCGGCGCATTGGTCTGCGACCAGCCGTCGTGCGCGAACGCCGCCGCAGACAGGCCAAGCGTCAATACGGCCGCGAGTGCGGTTGCCGCGATGTTCTTTTTCATCATGTTTTCGCCAACCTCCCGAATCAATGGATAAGAACTGGGCTTATCCGAGATTATAGCGGGAGGCAGCAAAAGATAGAATGACTAGAAAGAGCTATTGTTTGCCCATTCTGTGAAGGTTCCATGGCATTTGCGCGACCAGGCCGCTTATTTTTACAACTTGCCGATTTCCCGCTGACAAAAACCGACAACCAGCGTCACGACAATGCAGCCCGCGGCCATGGCCGAGCCGGCCACGAGGGCGCCGGCCCATTCGGCAACCGCGCCGAAAATCAGAGCTCCCAGGGGGATGAATCCTCTGTCCATCAGCGCAATGCTTAAGAGTCTCCCGCGCAATCTGTCCTCCACCTGCATCTGGAGCGCGATCCGACTCATCGTGCGGTAAATTTGGCTGAACAATCCTACGGCAAACATGGCAGCCAACGCTTGCCAAAAGGAGAAGGAAAACAAAAAGCAGAGCAAACACAACCCGAACATCACGATGGAGCCCAGCAGCCACCGGCCGGTGCGCAGAATCGGTCTTCCGAACGACAACCACAGCGAACCCGTCAACGCCCCCGCGGCAGACATGGAAAGCAATGCACCGAACGATTCCGGTCCCACCTGCAGCAAGTCGCGTGCGAATACGGGAAGCAAGGAGGTGTAGGGAAAAGCAAACACCATGGGCACAACGGCGAGCAATAAAAGCGACAATACGGGTGGATGAGCCCGAATATAGCGAAACGCTTCCCCGATCCCGGACGATGTTTCCGCCGCGATGCGGCTGCCGGAAGCGACCGCGGTCAGGGGAAGAAGCCAAACCGACCAAAGGACCGCCAGCGTGCTCAGCCCGTTCAACAAGATCAGCATTTCCGCCCCCATATACAGCATCAGCGTTCCGGCCACGGCGGGCCCGATCATGCGCGACAGGTTCAGGACCGCCACGTTGGCGGCGATGGCGTTCGCTGCCGATTCCTTCTCCACCAGGTTGGGAAGCAGCGCGTTGCGCACAATCGGCTCCATCGTCTGCAGAGCGGATCGGGCCGCAATCCCCGTCAGAACGGCCCATAAATGAACTTGCTGCAGAAACAGGAAAGCAAGCAAAAAGGTAAGCAGCATGATCCCCGCATGCAGCAGGAGCAACAGTTTGCGGCGATTCATCCGGTCCGCCAGCACACCCGCGGGAAGGCCGCAGAGCAAAGCGGGGAGCAGGCGGCAAGCGTTGACGGCTCCCAGCGCAAGGGGAGAATGGGTCCATTGGAGAATCGCCCAGTTCATCGCCGTGATATCCATCCAGTCGCCGACCCGGGAAATCAGCGATCCCCACATGAAATGGAGAAACGGTTTGCTGCGCCAGATGCGCAAAGCGGTCGAACGCAGCCGCAGGCGCTGGGGAGCCAAATCGGGTCCCGCTTTCACCGCGACCACACCGTTTTTTTGGCGCCAGAAGTCCGCCCGGCCGAAGGCGGCAAACAGCGCTCCTCCGGATCCGGTTTTCCTTGACCGACGCTTTTTCGGGTTCGCATCTCCTGCCGTACGTTCATGAAAACATCCCTCCTTCGCCGGACAACGACGTGCCTATCTCCGCAAGACCAACAAATACAAAAAATAGGGTGCGCCAATCAGGGCAGTGAGGATCCCCGCAGGAATTTCCGCAGGGGGCATGATCACCCGTCCAACCATATCCGCGATCACCACCAGAAGCGCTCCGAACAGCGCGGATAACGGAAGCACCAGGCGAAAATCGGGACCGACCAGGTATTTCACCAGATGCGGCACGATCAATCCGACAAACCCGATCGTCCCCGCCACGGCTACCGCACTGCCGGCCAAAACGACGACCAGGGCGAGCAGCAGCAGGCGGACGAGCTGCACGCGCAAGCCCAACCCCTTGACACTTTCTTCGCCCAGCTGCAACATCGACAACACCCGGGCAGCAAAAAAGGCGAGCGGAATGCCGACCAGCGCCCAGGGCGCGATCATCCCGACATGCGACCAGGTGCGCGCATAGAGGCTTCCCTTCAGGAACACCAAGGCCTGCGCGGCGTTCGGCGCATACTTGACCAAAAGCAAGGTGATCAGCGCCTGCAATCCGCTGCCGACGGCCACACCGCTCAGCACCAAGCGGGTGGGCGCGATGCCGCCATTGTGGTAAGCCAGCAAAAACACCAGTCCGCCGGCGGCCGCCGCGCCGCAAAACGCCGCGAGGGGCAGGGTGTAGGCGGGAACATCCGACATCGCGAGCAGCAAGACGGCGATGACCAAACCGCCGCCCGCGTTGAGGCCGATCAAATCGGGAGCCGCCAGCGGATTGCGGGTCACCCCCTGGATGATGGAACCGGCCACGGCCATATTCATCCCCACCAATATCGCCACCAGCAGCCTGGGCAGGCGGTATTCAAAGACGATGCCTTCTCCTGTTCGCCACTGTTCCAGCAACTGCTCCAGCGAAACGGAAACCGCCCCGAACCACAGGCTGAACGCCGCGAAAACGAGCAGCAGCACAAAACCGGTCAACGACAGCAACAGAAAACGCCGGCTCCGGATTTGCGTAAGCGACCTCATACGCTCTCCCCCTTTTTCCGCCGCATCAGGAACAGAAAAAACGGGGTTCCCGCCAAGGCCGTAATGATTCCGACCGGTGTTTCCACGGGATAAAACAGCATCTGGCCCGCCAAATCGGACAACAGCAGCAAATCGGCTCCCAGCAACGCGGACAACGGAATCAGCAGACGATAATCCGGTCCCGTCATCAAACGCGCCATATGCGGCACCATCAGTCCCACAAAACCGATGGGACCGGCCAGCGCCACAGATCCCCCCACCAATAGGGAGGCCAGGAACAGCGCGATCCGGCGAACGAAAACGATCCGCTGGCCGAGGCCGCCTGCCATTTCATCGCCCAGCGCCAGCACATTCAGTTGCGCGGCGAGCAGCCAGCTCAGCAGCACAGCCGGCACCAACCCGTACAGCGCGATGCGAATGTCGGTCCAGCTTGCGCCGGACAATTTGCCCGCCATCCAATACAGAATATCGGACAAGGTCGCTTCGTTCAGCAGCAACAGCCCGGTGGTCAGCGACCCGAAAAAGAACGAGACGGCAAGCCCCGCCAAGACCAGCCGGGTGGGGGTATATCGTCCCTGCATGGAGAGGATGTACACGACGCTGCCGCCCAGCAGGGCTCCCAAGCAAGCGCTCGTCAAAATCAGCAGCGAAGCGTCCTGCACCTCGAAAAAAAGGAGGCCGAGCACCACCAACAAAGTGGCTCCTTGGTTCACCCCGATCACCTCGGGGTCCGCCAAATCGTTGCGCGTGATTCCCTGCAGCAGGCATCCGGCAACCGCCAGCACCGCGCCGAGAAGCAGCGCAAGGAGCGTCCGCGGCAGGCGGACGTTCCAGACCGTATAAGCAGCCAGATTTTCCGTCCCTCCATCAAACAGTACAAACCACTGCCCGAACGTCAGGCCTTTGACCCGCCAAAACAGGGAGACCGCCGTTACCACCAGCATGAGCGCGAACAAACCGCAAAATAGAAGAAAGGAAGAAACGGAACGCCATTCCCGTTGTCCGTTCCTTCCTGTCGCTTTTGACACGGCCATTCCTATTCCCCCTGGCCGGTCAGCAACGCAGCCGCTTCCTCCACAATCAGTCCCGCTGCAATCGGGCCGCGCGAACGCGACCAAAGGTCTCGGTCCACTTCGTACACGTGGTTTTCCTTCGCCGCTTTCAATTGCTGAAACAGCGGATTTTCCTTCAGTTTATTGATCCCGTCGCCATACAGAAACAAAACATCGGGATTGTATTCGGCCAGCCGTTCCACCGTCATTTTGGCAATATCCGCGTTTCCTTCCGTTTTCACTTTCTCCCCTTCGAATACGTAATTCAGTCCGATATCGGTCATCAGGCTGGCGATGAACGAGTTTTTCACCCACACGCTCATATCGTCCTCAAATACGCCCACGACCAGAACCGATGAAGATTTCCCGATTTTTTCTTTCGCTTGCTTGATTTTCGCTTCCAAATCGGCTCTGACTTTCTTCGCTTGATCCGGTTTTTCAAACACGTCGGCCAGCAGATCGACATTTTCCAGAATCGTTTGGTAACTTCGGTCGCTCAGGGTGATCGTCGGGGCAATCTTCGCCAACTCTCCCTGAATCATTTTGGCCCGTTCCGGATTGGCGATGATCAGATCCGGCTCAAGCGAACGGATCACTTCCAAATTCGGTTCTGTCCGTTCCCCGACGTCGGTAAAGGTTCCTACCTGGTCTTTGACGTGGGCCGGTACGCGGGTATTGCCCGAACCGGCGATTCCCGCCGGCTGAACGCCCAAGGACACGAGCGTGTCGACGATGTAAAAATCCAGCGCGACAACCTTGTTCGGAACGCCTTGAAGCGTGGTTTCCCCCCAGATGTGCTGCACGGTTTTTTCCCCGGCTGGTGCGGCATCCGCTGGCGCAGCCGGCGAAGCCGACGTTGCCGAAGAAGCAGAACTGCCGGACGCATCGGTTGAACCGGCATTGCCGGAAGCGGATTGACCGCAGCCGGACAGCCCCAGCAGTACAGCGAGAGCGGCCACCCCCAGCAGTGACCGCTTCCACCTGCGAATCCCCCAAAACGGTACGGACATAGAAATTCCCCTCCAACTATTTCTCTTTATGATAATGATACTCGTTTTCATGCAAATTATATCTTTGGTCCCCCCACCATGGCAAGTCCTTTTTCCCATGATAAGCACACACAACCTGCTGCCGAAACGGGGCTCAGCACCGCAGCCGTTGCTACGCAGTCCGTTTTTGCACCCGCTTCTTCACCCAAGCCAAACAGAGCAGCACAAGCGGGACAAACACGAACATCGTCAATGCGGAGAGCGTGACGTACTTTGCGATCGCGTGCGTAAGCTCCTGATAATTGGGAGCAGCCCAAAAACTGAACAAAATCAAGAGCAGCCCGCACGGGAATACGATCGGCCGGTAATCGGAAAGGTTCAGGCCTTGCGCAGCGCACAGCACGGTCACGTAAAAAAACACACAGATCTTGACAAACGCTCCCAATACCCAGATCGCCATGAACAGCGATGAAACGTGAGTGAAAAAGTCGGCCAGATTGATATACCGCGCCAGAATCAAAAAAGGATAGGTATAACTGCTCGTCAGCTCTCCCAGCAGCAGGATTGTCGCCAAGTTGGAGACCACGATCGTCAGCATGAACGTCCATAAGGTGAGCCAAAGGGTTTTTTTCGTTTTTTTATGATCCTTCACAAAAGGGAGCAAAAACGAGGCGGTGATCATTTCGCTAAACCAGGTCTGCAGCACGAAAGAGCCCTTGATGGAAGGCATAATCCCTTCTCCCATGACCGGCAGCATATTCAACACACTCAGATCGGGAATAATCGGAAAAATGATCAGCAAAAAAAGCGTAACAAACGCGGGCAGAAACAGTTCGGCAAACCTCCCCACAATTTCTACCCCGCTGCGTACGGCGAAGGCGCAGACCAGCACCATGCTGCCCACCACCACCAGCAGCGGCGTCTGAAGCAGGAACGCGCCAACCACAAATTCGCCGTATTCCCGCAGGATAATCCCGTTGAGATACAAATAGTACAGGGAGAATATAACCGCCAGCATTTTTCCGGGAAATCGTCCGATGATCCGCTCGCAAGCCTGGACGAGATTGAGACCGGGATACAGGCCATGCAGCCGGATCACGGCATAGAGGGCAAGGAACCCGCTGAATGCCCAAATCGGCGAGATCCATGCGTCTTGCTTCGCCAGTTCGTACGTAATCGCGGGTGTGGTCAGAATGGCTGTAGGGGTGATCGCCAAATACATCATTTTTCCCATTTGCGATGAGGAAATGTTCCCATTTTCCATCATTCTGCTGATCCCCTCCTGCCCGTTAGGATATCCCCAGTAATTTCGCCAGCGGTTTGTACAGGGTGGCTAGCCATTGTGTAGGCCCCGGCATTTCCGGATAAAACACGAGCAGAATCGCCAGGATTCCCCCCACCATCGTCAAAACGGCAAATACGGTTCTTTCTCTTTTCCATTTCCTGTCCATTTTCGGCCAATCGTACCAAAACATAACGATGATAACCGCCGTAATCCCCAGAACGCCCGCCCACTTCATGCTTCCCATCACCTCTGTTCCGGCTTGAACAAGTTTTTGCCGGTCAGTCCCGGTTTGCGAACCCTCAGGTCTGTTTGCAGACTGACGCGGACAGCGGGAAAGATGTCGTCCCAGCGATCCTTGTTTTGCGCCCATTCTTTCGGGTATTTCCGGTAAAACGCATCGGCAAATTGAAAAATGTCCGCGTTCAATTCTTTCTGTGCTTGGTTTAAGGCCTTTTTCACACGGCGGTTAATGTCTGCTTCCAATTCGGCTTGCAAGCGTTCGATATGCTTTGGATTCGAGAGATCCAGATCCGTCGTATTTTCGATGATATCGTCTGTGGCCTCGATCCGGACGGTCATGCTCCAGTCATCTCCGTGAATATGCGGAACCAATTCCGTATGGCTCCTTAACACCAGCAGGGAGATCAGTCCATTGCCGGATTGCGGGGAGATGGTGATGGTGCCTCCCTTTATTTCGTTTCTTAGCCACATGATCCCGCGGGTTACGTTATAGTCCATGTGCGCGATCATCTTTCCGTTTTTCAACACCGCCGTTCCGTTAATAAACGGGAACGCTTCCTGGTCACCTTGTTTGGGGTTGATTTCCAACAACGGGAGGACAGCCGCTTTGGCTCTGCCGGCCATCATTTGCGCCAGTTCTTTCATCGTGATGTTCAGTCCCGTTTGCGCCTTGGCCATTTCCCGCAGCGCGTCGGCAACCGACCGTTCAATCGGCGGATTCAGCTCCAACACCTCTTTGGCTGTACTGCCTTTGCTCACAAACACATTCGCCCGTTCCCGGGGCGCGGGGTGTCGTGTCAAAAAATCCATCGGTTCGACCAGTCCTGCTTCTGCCAGTCTTTCCCCGAAAATGAACACTTCAGCCTGCCCCCAAAAAATCTTGCGGGTGATCACTTGTTGCAATTTGGATACCGCATCCGCCATCGTCAATCCGACTGCCGATCGGACGACCGACAGACCGGCCCCCCCGCCGCTGGGACCAGATTGTCCCATTTGTTGAGGAGATGAGGGTGTCGTCAGATACATTTTGACGGACAGTTCCAGTTGATCATTTTCCGTCAAATCCAAACCGGCTGCCGTGATAATCGCCAAATCGTTTACTTCGGTCCGGTCCCAGCAGCCGGAGAGCAACAGTGCATGGATCGAAAGGGTAAAGAGGACGACCACGGATTTTCGCTTCATGATAAACTCCATACATATCCCCCCGATTATCCCTCTTCATCCCCTGCGGCCGGACCCGGACGCTGTCCGGCTGCCTGCCGATACGTGTTCCATACTCCCGTCATCTGCGGACGCGTGTTGAACTTCCAGCGTGGAGCCCGCCAAAGCACATCCTTCAATTCCCGTTTTTTCAATGGAGCGAGAGGCGACAAATACGGAACTCCGAAAGAACGAAGGGTGAGCATATGATTCAAAATGACAATCACCCCCATGATCAAGCCGAGCAGTCCCAGAATACCGGACAGGAACATCATGGGAAAACGGAGCAACCTGACGGCGATGCCAACCGTGAAGCGGGGAGCCATAAAGGAGGCGATTCCCGTTATCGCCACCACCATCACCATCGGGGTGGATACGATTCCGGCTGCGATCGCCGCCTGCCCGATGACCAGTGCCCCGACAATGCTGACGGCTGTTCCGATCTGCTTGGGAAGTCTGGCGCCAGCCTCGCGCAGCGCTTCAAACATCGTTTCCATCAGCACGGCCTCGACAAGGGCGGGAAACGGAATTTGTTCCCGCGAACTGGCCATCGTCAGCAATAGAGGGGTCGGGATCATTTCCTGATGATACGTAATGACGGCGATGTAAAACGAAGGTCCCAGCAAAGAGATGGCCAAATACAGATAACGCAGCCAGCGCACCGCCGTAGCGACAAAATATCGCTCATAATAATCTTCGGGCGATTGCAGCATGGAAAAAAACGTCACTGGTGCGATCAGCACGCTGGGGGTACCGTCGACCAACACGACGACATGCCCTTCCAACAAATAGGCGACCGCCACATCCGGACGTTCTGTGGAAAGCAGTTGAGGGAACGGGGAAGTCGGATTGTCTTCAATCAATTCCTCGATATACGCGCTGGACAATACGCCGTCGATCTCGATCCGCCGCAACCGGTTCATCACTTCTTCGACTAAAGCGGGAGCCGCAATGCTTTCGATATAGGCGACGGCAATCTCGGTTCGCGAATAAGTCCCGATGGTTATCGATTTGATTTTCAGGTTCGCGCTTCGCACTTTCCGTCGCAGCATCGCCGTATTGGACCGCAGCGATTCGATGAATCCTTCCCTTGGCCCCCGTAAGACCGATTCGGCCGTAGGTTCTTCAATGGCGCGTTTGTCCCACTTGGCCAGCCCAACCGCTAGTCCTTGTTTTTCCCGCTCCACGAGCAGGACGGGATTCCCGCCGGATATTTCTTCAATGACATCGGCTACTGTGTCCACCCGTTTGATCGACGAGACGGCGATTTTTTTGCGAATGTAGGGCAGTGTATGTTCCGCTGAGCCATCCTGCTGAAGCGGAGCGAGCACATGTTGATCGAGCTCTTCGACATTGGTGAGACCCTCAATGTATACAAGAACGGCTGGCGTTAGCTCGCCAATGAAAAAATCGTGAAAAACGACGTCGGAACTGTCCGCATAGATCGCCTTCAGCAACTGCAGGTTTGCCTGTAGATCAGCGGAAAGTTCGATCCGTTTTTGTGGATCTATCGCTCTCGGGTCCGCCGCTGCCGACTCTTTACGATGGGAAGCGAACACTCGGTTCAAAAATTGTTTAACATTGGCCATAGCGATCCCCTCGGGTACAATGTGAACAAGCGAACACCCGTCAGCGCCTTGTCCTGCCATGGGAATGGTTCACCAGGCAGCAAGGCCGGAACGAAGTGTCGCGGTTCTTGCTTGTTTTAGTCTGGTTGATTTATGCTTCCAATATTCGCTAAACGTTGCCACGCTGCATGGCGAACCGGATATCCAGCAGAGGTCGCGGTTCCGGCGGACAGCGCCTCCCTTTGCATAAAAAAG contains:
- a CDS encoding FecCD family ABC transporter permease, whose translation is MRSLTQIRSRRFLLLSLTGFVLLLVFAAFSLWFGAVSVSLEQLLEQWRTGEGIVFEYRLPRLLVAILVGMNMAVAGSIIQGVTRNPLAAPDLIGLNAGGGLVIAVLLLAMSDVPAYTLPLAAFCGAAAAGGLVFLLAYHNGGIAPTRLVLSGVAVGSGLQALITLLLVKYAPNAAQALVFLKGSLYARTWSHVGMIAPWALVGIPLAFFAARVLSMLQLGEESVKGLGLRVQLVRLLLLALVVVLAGSAVAVAGTIGFVGLIVPHLVKYLVGPDFRLVLPLSALFGALLVVIADMVGRVIMPPAEIPAGILTALIGAPYFLYLLVLRR
- a CDS encoding FecCD family ABC transporter permease, yielding MAVSKATGRNGQREWRSVSSFLLFCGLFALMLVVTAVSLFWRVKGLTFGQWFVLFDGGTENLAAYTVWNVRLPRTLLALLLGAVLAVAGCLLQGITRNDLADPEVIGVNQGATLLVVLGLLFFEVQDASLLILTSACLGALLGGSVVYILSMQGRYTPTRLVLAGLAVSFFFGSLTTGLLLLNEATLSDILYWMAGKLSGASWTDIRIALYGLVPAVLLSWLLAAQLNVLALGDEMAGGLGQRIVFVRRIALFLASLLVGGSVALAGPIGFVGLMVPHMARLMTGPDYRLLIPLSALLGADLLLLSDLAGQMLFYPVETPVGIITALAGTPFFLFLMRRKKGESV
- a CDS encoding GerAB/ArcD/ProY family transporter, translated to MMENGNISSSQMGKMMYLAITPTAILTTPAITYELAKQDAWISPIWAFSGFLALYAVIRLHGLYPGLNLVQACERIIGRFPGKMLAVIFSLYYLYLNGIILREYGEFVVGAFLLQTPLLVVVGSMVLVCAFAVRSGVEIVGRFAELFLPAFVTLFLLIIFPIIPDLSVLNMLPVMGEGIMPSIKGSFVLQTWFSEMITASFLLPFVKDHKKTKKTLWLTLWTFMLTIVVSNLATILLLGELTSSYTYPFLILARYINLADFFTHVSSLFMAIWVLGAFVKICVFFYVTVLCAAQGLNLSDYRPIVFPCGLLLILFSFWAAPNYQELTHAIAKYVTLSALTMFVFVPLVLLCLAWVKKRVQKRTA
- a CDS encoding MFS transporter, whose amino-acid sequence is MKAGPDLAPQRLRLRSTALRIWRSKPFLHFMWGSLISRVGDWMDITAMNWAILQWTHSPLALGAVNACRLLPALLCGLPAGVLADRMNRRKLLLLLHAGIMLLTFLLAFLFLQQVHLWAVLTGIAARSALQTMEPIVRNALLPNLVEKESAANAIAANVAVLNLSRMIGPAVAGTLMLYMGAEMLILLNGLSTLAVLWSVWLLPLTAVASGSRIAAETSSGIGEAFRYIRAHPPVLSLLLLAVVPMVFAFPYTSLLPVFARDLLQVGPESFGALLSMSAAGALTGSLWLSFGRPILRTGRWLLGSIVMFGLCLLCFLFSFSFWQALAAMFAVGLFSQIYRTMSRIALQMQVEDRLRGRLLSIALMDRGFIPLGALIFGAVAEWAGALVAGSAMAAGCIVVTLVVGFCQREIGKL
- a CDS encoding Ger(x)C family spore germination protein, whose amino-acid sequence is MEFIMKRKSVVVLFTLSIHALLLSGCWDRTEVNDLAIITAAGLDLTENDQLELSVKMYLTTPSSPQQMGQSGPSGGGAGLSVVRSAVGLTMADAVSKLQQVITRKIFWGQAEVFIFGERLAEAGLVEPMDFLTRHPAPRERANVFVSKGSTAKEVLELNPPIERSVADALREMAKAQTGLNITMKELAQMMAGRAKAAVLPLLEINPKQGDQEAFPFINGTAVLKNGKMIAHMDYNVTRGIMWLRNEIKGGTITISPQSGNGLISLLVLRSHTELVPHIHGDDWSMTVRIEATDDIIENTTDLDLSNPKHIERLQAELEADINRRVKKALNQAQKELNADIFQFADAFYRKYPKEWAQNKDRWDDIFPAVRVSLQTDLRVRKPGLTGKNLFKPEQR
- a CDS encoding ABC transporter substrate-binding protein, whose protein sequence is MSVPFWGIRRWKRSLLGVAALAVLLGLSGCGQSASGNAGSTDASGSSASSATSASPAAPADAAPAGEKTVQHIWGETTLQGVPNKVVALDFYIVDTLVSLGVQPAGIAGSGNTRVPAHVKDQVGTFTDVGERTEPNLEVIRSLEPDLIIANPERAKMIQGELAKIAPTITLSDRSYQTILENVDLLADVFEKPDQAKKVRADLEAKIKQAKEKIGKSSSVLVVGVFEDDMSVWVKNSFIASLMTDIGLNYVFEGEKVKTEGNADIAKMTVERLAEYNPDVLFLYGDGINKLKENPLFQQLKAAKENHVYEVDRDLWSRSRGPIAAGLIVEEAAALLTGQGE
- a CDS encoding spore germination protein, whose translation is MANVKQFLNRVFASHRKESAAADPRAIDPQKRIELSADLQANLQLLKAIYADSSDVVFHDFFIGELTPAVLVYIEGLTNVEELDQHVLAPLQQDGSAEHTLPYIRKKIAVSSIKRVDTVADVIEEISGGNPVLLVEREKQGLAVGLAKWDKRAIEEPTAESVLRGPREGFIESLRSNTAMLRRKVRSANLKIKSITIGTYSRTEIAVAYIESIAAPALVEEVMNRLRRIEIDGVLSSAYIEELIEDNPTSPFPQLLSTERPDVAVAYLLEGHVVVLVDGTPSVLIAPVTFFSMLQSPEDYYERYFVATAVRWLRYLYLAISLLGPSFYIAVITYHQEMIPTPLLLTMASSREQIPFPALVEAVLMETMFEALREAGARLPKQIGTAVSIVGALVIGQAAIAAGIVSTPMVMVVAITGIASFMAPRFTVGIAVRLLRFPMMFLSGILGLLGLIMGVIVILNHMLTLRSFGVPYLSPLAPLKKRELKDVLWRAPRWKFNTRPQMTGVWNTYRQAAGQRPGPAAGDEEG
- a CDS encoding DUF4198 domain-containing protein, giving the protein MMKKNIAATALAAVLTLGLSAAAFAHDGWSQTNAPIIAQGEVSYVELLLGNHSNEHKSYRIAGQWSPDTSKVYVTTPAGTKADITSTRFYTGEAATESEPAVNNGFVASFSASSPGAYIISAEGDSIFQHGGVASRTLRSAKSFVAVSDIPVLERVRQLKGFSRAIATDRAEWVPEFNPAAVRPNEQVSVQLLLKGQPLADTEVSLIRRSNSEAQTFTTDAQGRITFKTGPADYYLLRAKPATAEKKAGEYDQVQYEATMTFIVQNGTSKLPAAKPNPIPYLYVNGKLVATDGVVIRNGTTYADASVIRQYIDPAYAGQGAVALRSFAEGLGATVEFLPAVGDTRAAVLLYLKE